In one window of Nicotiana tabacum cultivar K326 chromosome 12, ASM71507v2, whole genome shotgun sequence DNA:
- the LOC107815838 gene encoding uncharacterized protein LOC107815838, which produces MDKSDVEMEDAEKNAQDVENMAESETNTLNSTLKPEGSAVDGQQSTESLVDCQDSAKPATQDQNNYSESGAKSRMLAENGNGEQKTASNIVESESNVNDEAVGQTGSKGVVEEFDAKCKVEDQRNAASETPKQNDTISQPETQDIAVGDDQNGSGIESLDQNNATGRTEGENEIDKKEGDLDADVALKNEESIGNATHHDSGCVNMQVYEELPANEVNGSGKEVKELPQAENSIEEVHQNGDDMMVDEHKELEDNTATVITDGDARSNEVSETKDDVKNTATAKMPEPVTPNLPVKSATAKAGQHTGEASNKIFDEAKMEDEDDEDEDWSGDGSPEDQAAFMIELESFYRERAMEFKPPKFYGHQLNCLKLWRSVIRLGGYDRVTGSKLWRQVGESFNPPKTCTTVSWTFRIFYEKALLEYERHKTQSGKLRLPISALPEAGVDNEGNAYQTPGSGRARRDAAARAMQGWHEQRLLGCGEDKNANSTPKREKNLKSIGSLKHKRPNEVENPAKAARTETSKQLVTTVVDLGPPADWVKINVRETKDCFEVYALVPGLLREEVRVQSDPAGRLVITGQPEQLDNPWGITAFKKVVSLPARIDPLQTSAVVSLHGRLFVRVPFAQ; this is translated from the exons ATGGATAAGAGTGACGTAGAGATGGAGGATGCCGAGAAGAATGCCCAAGATGTTGAGAATATGGCTGAGTCTGAAACTAATACACTCAATTCCACTCTGAAACCTGAAGGGTCTGCTGTTGATGGCCAACAGTCCACCGAGTCATTGGTGGACTGCCAAGACAGTGCTAAACCAGCGACACAAGATCAAAATAACTACTCTGAGAGTGGGGCTAAGAGCCGAATGCTTGCTGAAAATGGGAACGGAGAGCAGAAGACCGCTAGTAATATAGTGGAAAGTGAAAGCAATGTTAATGATGAGGCAGTGGGCCAGACTGGTTCAAAGGGTGTGGTAGAGGAATTTGATGCCAAGTGCAAGGTGGAGGACCAGAGGAATGCTGCAAGTGAGACACCGAAACAAAATGACACTATAAGCCAGCCAGAGACTCAAGACATTGCAGTAGGTGATGACCAGAACGGATCTGGAATAGAATCACTAGACCAAAACAATGCTACCGGTCGAACAGAAGGAGAAAACGAAATTGATAAAAAAGAAGGCGATCTTGATGCAGATGTGGCCTTGAAGAATGAAGAATCTATTGGAAATGCTACTCACCATGATAGTGGATGTGTAAACATGCAGGTATATGAGGAGCTACCTGCTAATGAAGTAAATGGGAGTGGAAAAGAGGTGAAGGAACTTCCTCAGGCTGAGAACTCGATCGAAGAGGTTCATCAAAATGGGGATGATATGATGGTTGATGAACACAAGGAACTGGAAGACAATACTGCAACTGTTATCACTGATGGTGATGCGAGATCGAATGAGGTGTCAGAGACAAAAGACGATGTTAAGAATACTGCTACTGCAAAGATGCCAGAGCCAGTAACTCCAAATTTGCCGGTGAAATCTGCCACTGCAAAAGCTGGACAGCATACTGGGGAagcatcaaataaaatatttgatgAAGCAAAG ATGGAGGATGAGGATGATGAAGATGAGGATTGGAGTGGTGATGGATCACCCGAGGACCAAGCAGCATTTATGATAGAACTAGAAAGTTTTTACAGGGAGAGGGCGATGGAATTTAAACCACCTAAGTTTTATGGGCATCAACTTAATTGCCTAAA GTTATGGAGATCTGTGATCAGATTGGGTGGCTATGACCGG gTGACTGGATCCAAGTTGTGGCGGCAAGTTGGCGAGTCGTTTAATCCCCCCAA GACTTGCACAACTGTGTCCTGGACATTCCGCATTTTCTATGAGAAG GCCCTTTTAGAATATGAAAGGCATAAGACGCAAAGTGGCAAGCTTCGACTTCCTATTTCTGCTCTTCCTGAGGCAGGTGTTGACAATGAG GGAAATGCTTATCAAACTCCTGGATCAGGCAGGGCGAGAAGAGATGCTGCTGCTCGTGCTATGCAAGGATGGCATGAGCAACGTCTTCTTGGTTGTGGCGAG GACAAAAATGCCAACAGTACGCCAAAGCGTGAGAAGAATCTCAAAAGCATTG GTTCTCTTAAACACAAGAGACCAAATGAAGTGGAAAATCCTGCGAAAGCGGCACGAACTGAAACATCTAAGCA GCTGGTCACAACAGTTGTTGATTTGGGACCTCCAGCTGATTGGGTAAAAATCAATGTGCGAGAAACA AAAGATTGCTTTGAAGTCTATGCTTTGGTGCCTGGGCTTTTGAGAGAGGAG GTGCGGGTTCAGTCTGATCCTGCTGGCCGTCTGGTCATAACTGGTCAGCCAGAGCAACTTGACAACCCTTGGGGTATTACCGCCTTCAAAAAG GTAGTAAGCCTACCTGCTAGAATCGATCCACTCCAGACTTCTGCTGTTGTAAGTCTTCATGGACGGCTCTTTGTTCGTGTACCATTTGCACAGTGA